One segment of Anastrepha obliqua isolate idAnaObli1 chromosome 3, idAnaObli1_1.0, whole genome shotgun sequence DNA contains the following:
- the LOC129240702 gene encoding uncharacterized protein LOC129240702, which produces MMTNNNTSNSNSNNKIPNGKPPPPPPPHAHALSSLPRFSSTRREPSAYERAESSLSHEPPCSQHLANQNGQRTATADRYIRLTQDHFNHNHGPHGSIGRKHANNTLSGERSPRESESNYIHNNSHYSLPLDHALSGATPTPTPTPPPPALPMRNGQVINNSNNTAVQRVPAYNNNNCSNGYATIGGGGSGIGSGGGNHFGGCGVAIGVGGNNNNNGSLRRYH; this is translated from the coding sequence ATGAtgaccaacaacaacaccagtAACAGCAACTCGAACAACAAAATACCAAATGGCAAgccgccaccaccaccgccaccacaCGCACATGCACTCTCCTCGCTACCACGTTTCAGCAGCACACGCCGTGAGCCGTCAGCCTACGAACGCGCCGAAAGTTCACTCTCACACGAGCCACCCTGCAGCCAGCATCTTGCCAATCAGAATGGGCAGCGCACGGCCACCGCTGATCGCTACATACGACTCACACAGGATCACTTCAATCACAATCACGGCCCACACGGCAGCATTGGCCGCAAACATGCCAACAACACACTGAGCGGCGAGCGTTCACCACGTGAGAGTGAAAGTAATTATATACACAATAATTCACACTATTCACTGCCGTTGGACCATGCATTGTCAGGCGCTACGCCTACACCAACACCGACACCACCGCCACCAGCGTTGCCCATGCGCAATGGACAGGTcatcaacaatagcaacaatacTGCCGTACAGCGTGTGCCAgcatacaataacaacaactgcaGCAATGGTTATGCAACGATAGGCGGCGGTGGGAGTGGAATTGGAAGTGGAGGTGGCAATCATTTTGGTGGTTGTGGTGTGGCAATTGGAGTTggaggcaacaacaacaacaatggtagCTTAAGACGATATCACTGA